Within candidate division KSB1 bacterium, the genomic segment GTCAGAATAAACGTTTGCACCTGATCGAAATACGCCGCCAGGCGTGTGTCGACAAACTGATTTTTCAATTCGGCCAGGCGATTTTGCACCAGGTTTTTGATCGGTTCAAAATTTTGCCGGTAGGCGCGCTCAGGCTTGGCGGTGCCATCGGCATTCGCAAAAGCTTTTTGCACCCAGGCCGTTAGCTCCTCCATTGCTTGGGCCAGCGCCGGGCCCCGGCCTGCCGGCAGATAGACGACGTTCGGTTCATCCGGCCGCTGAAAATTGTGAACGTAGCAAATATCCGGCGGTGTCGGGCCTTTGTCTTTTAATTCGTTTAAAAGTGAGCGCACGAGCGTGTTTTTGCCGCAGCCGGAAGGTCCGGTGACGTAAACATTGTACCCCGGCGCTTTGAGCTGCAAGCCGAAGCGCAGCGCGCGCTGCGCCCGCTCTTGCCCGATGATCCCGGTGATTTCATCCGCCGTCGCAAGCTCCAGTGATTCCAGCGGGCATCGCCAGCGGAGTTTTTCGAGGGGAACGTCGAAGATGTCGTTTGTGTTGGTCATGTTCCTGCTCGTTGGGTTTGGTAATGGATATTGATCGCAGAACGAACTCTACCTGCCAGCCTTTCAACTTTGTGCCACCACAGATGTGATTTGCCAAGTTCGTTCGATCTCCTGTATGCCAGAGACCGCAGTCATGTGAAACCTCATGTTCAAGGCCAATAGAGTCCTTATTATTCAAATTCGAATTCAAACAAGTCTTTACAAAAATGACGAGAAGCTGCCTGACGCTTGTTTACCACAAATCGGTAGAATCATAGCCTGCTGTGCCGTAGGCGATCAGCCAATCAGTTGATTACAAAACTCATAGCAGGGTCTATCTCGCGTCAAATCGCCTACTAATATGCGAAATTGCGGCGGTGAAGTCAAGAGGCAAGTTGCAAGTTTGAAAGTTGCAAAATTATCTTGACAACGCCCCCGCTTTCTTGCTAAAAGAGCGTGACCAATCCGTTCCCGAACATTTGGTGAACCCCGGACAGCGCCATATGGAAGAAAAAATCCGCCGCGAAATCACCCTGGATTAATTCACCACCCCGGAAGATTTTGGCAACCGCCTTGCTGCGGCGCTCGGCATGGCCGAGCCGCTACCAATTGAAGTAGCGGGTTTCCAGTTCTGTGGCAAAAGCCCGGCGACGCGCCGGTGCGGATAGTCGGCGATGCGGCTGAGCACGTCTTTGAGACAGGCAAACGGTTCCATGTCGTGGCGTTTGCACGGCTGCTTTGAGTCCAACACCCGAATCGGCGTTTCATCGGCCATCAGATAAGACTCGCGCAAGAGTTCATTGCGCCGCACTTCATACAACGGGTTCAGCAAGGCGCAACTGGTTTTGACCCAATCACACATGGTGGACTCAGCCAGATCAACCTCGTGACGGCGAAATGGCCGGCGCTGGCGATACAAAGGAAGATGATCAACGTATTTGCTGATCAACACATGCGCCAGCAACCCCGGCCCGGCGAGACCCTTTTCAATCGGACGCGACGGCAACGCGCCGATGACAACGCCTTCGCCTTCCACACGCGCATACTTGG encodes:
- the tnpB gene encoding IS66 family insertion sequence element accessory protein TnpB (TnpB, as the term is used for proteins encoded by IS66 family insertion elements, is considered an accessory protein, since TnpC, encoded by a neighboring gene, is a DDE family transposase.); this translates as MFPITAHFKFYLYAQATDMRKSFDGLSGVVATVLGRDPTSGDVYVFVNRRHDRMKLLVWDRTGFWIFYKRLEHGTFQLPAPACRTTFPGMVLRRADDDCGGHRSGLVQKTSKLSQYVAGMKKIGADITEELEYQAGKLFVKRYVRPKYARVEGEGVVIGALPSRPIEKGLAGPGLLAHVLISKYVDHLPLYRQRRPFRRHEVDLAESTMCDWVKTSCALLNPLYEVRRNELLRESYLMADETPIRVLDSKQPCKRHDMEPFACLKDVLSRIADYPHRRVAGLLPQNWKPATSIGSGSAMPSAAARRLPKSSGVVN